Proteins encoded within one genomic window of Equus caballus isolate H_3958 breed thoroughbred chromosome 20, TB-T2T, whole genome shotgun sequence:
- the LY6G5B gene encoding lymphocyte antigen 6 complex locus protein G5b has translation MKACMLVGVLVMVGFAVGKAPLAEVRTCHFCLLEDPSVGCISGSEKCTISSTSPCMVITIYYDTKIRFFIRGCGQYNSYRCQEKHATYFAEYWYEAQCCQYDYCNSWSSPQLQSSLPEPPDRSLTLPLSEAQIQRFYQALNLSLPLPSFHAEKEPEEGLDPLAALPLNLDLPVAVLRHIYLFLNNSGLLVLPQAGP, from the exons ATGAAGGCCTGTATGCTTGTAGGTGTGCTGGTCATGGTGGGCTTCGCAGTGGGAAAGG CTCCCCTTGCTGAAGTCCGGACCTGCCACTTCTGCCTCTTAGAAGACCCTTCAGTCGGATGCAtttcaggctcagagaagtgcaCCATCAGCAGTACATCCCCATGCATGGTGATCACCATCTATTACG ATACCAAGATCCGCTTCTTCATTCGAGGCTGTGGACAGTACAATTCTTACCGCTGCCAAGAAAAACACGCTACCTACTTCGCAGAGTACTGGTACGAGGCCCAATGCTGCCAGTATGATTACTGCAACTCTTGGTCCAgcccccagctccagagctccctgcctgaaccccctgacaGGTCCCTGACCTTACCCCTGTCcgaggcccagatccagaggtTCTACCAAGCCTTGAACCTCTCACTGCCCCTACCCAGCTTCCATGCTGAGAAGGAGCCTGAAGAAGGCCTGGACCCCCTGGCCGCCCTGCCTCTGAACCTGGACTTGCCTGTTGCTGTCCTGCGCCACATATACTTGTTCCTTAACAATTCAGGACTTTTGGTTCTTCCCCAGGCTGGACCCTGA